The DNA region TTTCAAGCGGAAATGTGTAATGTAGCTAAAAATCGAGATCTGTTTACAGGAAAGATGGCTGAATTGAAGTCTATTGACAGCGAACATGGCACTTTTCTGTTGTATACAATGTTATATTCGTATTGTATTTTTCGATTACTCTATGTTATGTTCGGTATCCCGCATAGAGAGTAACAATTCTGTTTTTCGCTTAAacgctaatttttttccttaatgaGATGGTTTCTTCAGTTCGACTTTGGCCCCTACTAAAacagaaatttacatttttgatACATACTGAGTTTTAAGCGGCTCCCCACTCAGAAAAGGATGCTAGTCCAGAAGTTTCGTCTGAAATTTAATCATGAGAATATCTTTATTTTTGGAACCATAGTCGTTGGGATTTAGTCGGTTTCAGTCGTAAATTGATATGCCacaatcaaatttaaaacaCCAGTGTAAATATCGAAAATGGtcgggacaatttcatttcacTTGCCTAATAAAACTTTGTTCGATAGACATCAATTAATTTAAAGTAACACGAATTTGATTGACAGTTTTTGGATTATAATTTGCCTTGCATTAAAACCATTAAAaccagaaagaaagaaaaatgggaCTGATATATTTATGGCACATAACATATTGAATATTCAAGTAAATGCTAAACAGTGAACTTGAGATCTGACTCGAGACTAACAGTTGGAAAGAATGGGTGTCTTGTGAGAGAATATTAAGTCCTCTATCCGTTTTTCCACGAACTTATTAGGGGGTAACTACACAGCTGTCAGAAAATATGGCCGAAGTTTCAGTGCCGCTGATACAACGCAAAAATAATATGGAGGACGTAAACAAAGGCAACCAAAATTTTCAAGCGTCTAAtctttaacgaaaaaaaaattaattacgcATAAGCCATAAGTGTATGTCCCCATTTGCGCCGAGACTTTTGTCCATAACCAAACGTTTCGTAACTTCAAAGGTCAGCCAAAAGAAGGCGTTGCCATTCAAATGGCAGTTGAAGTTGACAGACATTCTCATCGGTCATCGTGCGATTTTGATGGAAATTCTTTTTATGCGACGCTCTATTCATTAACTATTTCCTGTCCAAAGTGACACTCTCTTCCCAGAGGGCAAGagatatggaaaaaaatgattatcCAAGTTGGGTCACCGTGCGCCATGTTTGCTGCAGCGATTGATGGGTGGAAACAAACAGAGCATGTCGAATATTTCACAACCCATAAGGATTTGAGGAAGTGCCCCCACAGACTTCACCTCCGTTCTTATTGATAAAACATTCATATTCTGTGAATTCATTTGTAAACGAAAGAAAGGCGcggaacaacaacaaaacataaTGTTCTACATTGTTACCATACGCGTTCAAAAACAGTCATTTGGTCTTTTCAAATTCCCGCTTTTCACGGATCAGAATTCGGCGCTCTGAGACACTTTCGTCGCCTTAAGAGAGGAGAAAATTATCGTTCAAAGGCCTCTTTAGTGGATGTTACTTCATGGTAAGTCACAAAATATGGACTCCTAATTTGTCTAAATTCGTCGGTTGCAAGTAGAATGATCATGCATCCCATGATCCCATGATACGGCGCCGATTATCCGAATGTAACATCAATCGCAAGGAGGTAATAAACGTTAAGGGAAAACTGTCGGGATGGCGTatattactaaaaaaaaatacactagataaattattttaattttttaatctccTAAAACCATTGTTTACATTAGCCTTCACTTGGTTTGGCGCGAGAAAATATCTAAATTTGGTGAAGTCTGCTAAGTCAATATTCAATGTTTAACTCAAAGCGTTGACCGCAGAAAAATTGAAACGCGAAAAGAGTCGTGCTAAGCTTTTCCGTTTGAAACAAGCAGTCTTTACCTAGATGTTTAACGCGAACAAACACCGCTATCGACTTACTTCTCGAGGAAATTTTCAGCCCCTGTGTACTGATTAGTGTAATTTTAGTCATTCGAACACCAACATAATTCTTTACGAAGTCgacattgaaaaacaaaaaactgtcGTGACTTAATCGCTAAGGCAGAAAGAAACGCTGTCGGAAAggtgaaaatatcaaattgaaagaaaaaacagaaaactctGTAAAGTGCGACTCCAGGCAAATTTTCCTGAACGCGTGGGTTTGGGCTCGAAAACACCTGCCCAAGGTTTACGACAATATTTATGTCGGTAAAGGTGAGACCCTGGTGTGAAATTACGCTGAggacaaaaagggaaaaaacatcagttacaataaaatttatgtTCCCGCACGAAAGACACTGACATCCAAACACGGCAAACACAATGTGTCTTTCGTCTTGGAAAAAACCCACTCGGAGATTTCTCTTGGATTATTTattggtcaaaagaaaaatatacaatTTCAACGAAAAACTTGATTGTTATTTGAGCTTTGCTTGCAAAATACATCAGGACTTGAACAAATTTACGGAGCAACTGAACAAAAATGATACAAACTGACTTTCTGCGCCTGAACTTAACCTACGCGATGAATTTAGAAAAGCTTCACTGTAATGGCGGATGTCTCTTGACAACTCTATTAAGACCCAAATGGACGCCTGACATAATACACGACGTCTGGACTCAAAGATGTATCTTGCGCGGGATCTACACttgcttgaaaaagaaaagtgttcgCTTCATACAATGTCAAAGAAACTCAATTGTCAGCGATATAGGTCGGAGAAAACTTGCTTGAGTCAGAGTTATCTCGAACCAATCATAGTTTCTTCGGTAAATGTTTTTCCCTATACTAAGGGTTCTTGAAAAATGTTCTCAACGAGAGGTTTCCTTGTTcggtaatatttttctctaagggttcttgaaaaatgttctcaaaGAGAGTCTCCTTGTTCAAACTAAGAGACTGTCTACGGAAAAACTTGTCATACCTTTCCCATCTACAATGCCAAGAAACTTGAGAACTTCTCGATgaaaatttgctcaagtgaAAGCGGCTCAAGACAAATTATACTACGCGTATCTGTTGTAATTTGTACAAGACACTCAGACCAGTGTCTTCACCCTCTGTTACACCTCCCAACTCAAATTTGTTTTCCGATTGGAGGAAAACGTGTCACGTGCCATGGGTCAACACTCACTGACTCCCTTGGAAGACACCAACTTGAACTTTCGACTCACACGTGATCAGGTCGTGCACTTTGAAACCATGTCAAATGTGCGTTCAGCTGGCGtcaaaacaatcaatttttgGCAGTCATAGCTAGACGTttcgaaattttgatattttaactttaagtaaaagcaattgaaaaagGTGTATTGCTGATTTTTCACCGAAAGTTCTAAGATTTTTAAATTACTGTTTGGATTTGCAAAATATGAATTCCTATGCTTTCTCATCACTCAACAGCCATGAACAACAAGGGTTCAGAAGCTTTGTTCCAGGCTAGTTCGTCGTGCAAACTTCGTCTTGTGCGCATGCTTGTGGAAGGAGGAACCTCGGTCAATGTTCGTAACGAGCGCCAGGAGACACCACTAATGCTATGCTGTCAATCCAAGACGGACATCGATGAAAAAAGTCGAGTTGTGAGTTACTTACTCAGCCAACAAGCAAAGGTAAATTTGCAAGACGTTGACGGTCGGACAGCTCTGATGTACGCTTGCACTTCAAACTCTGGAAAAGGAATCATCCAGGCTTTGATGGATGCAAAGTCTAATCCGTGGATCGAAGATGGAAGTAAAAGTACAGTGTTTGATTATGTAATGAATGCTGGGGATTTAGAGACCACGAGACTTTTAATTAACGCTTGTCGAGAAAACATGGAAATACgaggaaattttcaaatgaaaaacttagaAGAATGTCTAGCTAATATGCAGGACATTCGCAAGTTCTCCTGGCCATTGATGGGCCCCAGGTTACGGAGAAATCACATGAATTTGTATGCTGCTAAGAAAGAAGACACTTCCATCTCCAGCGGAAATCTCTTAGGTGCTGATTTAGGGGTTGATGGCGAAAATCCTCAACCTGAGAGACGAAGGAAAAGATCTGTGTGTCACTTTGATCCGCTTGATATTCAAGAAATATTACGTTGCTCAGAACAGGCTAATACCAATAGATCAAAAATAGAAAGTGAACAAGAAGGTAAAAGTGAGACGGAAGGGAAGCGAAAAACCTCTGTTCGTTCACTTTCAGAGGAGGAAAGGTTCAGTGTTCAGATTTCTGATGCAGAAACCTCGCCGCGTGACCCTTCATCTGGGCTTGAAAAACTGCTAAAGCTACAAGATTCTTTCGGCTCTTCAGATTCAAACGAGTCCCCTTGCCCGACAAGTGATAGTCGCAGGGATTCATTGACAACAGCTGGCTTCTCTTCTGCGAATAAACACTCATGGAAAGAGCAAAACTCGATGCAGGAAAATGGTTTTTCTAGTTTAGAAAAGGTAGAAGATATCACAATCAAGGGCGGAAGCGAGGTTTCTTTAGCACTAAAGATGCCTAATGGCGATGATAAGAGTGAAAACGCAAGTTCATTCGCAGGCGATGAGACGCAAAAATCTGCTCATTCAAACGAAAAGAATAGAACAGAAAAAGATTGCGAACAGGAAAAACTTTTCATAACTCGCAATTCCTCCACGAGTGTGATGCTCAACGAGAACTGCTCATCATTTGTCGAGACCTCAATTCAAAGTCTAAGGCAGGTAAATAGGGACTCCGCCGTGGATAGGGCATTTACGGAAAACACAGAAAACAGGTCAAACCGGATTGTATCTCCAGCAACCAGTCAGCAGTCGTCTCCCGTTTTGAGCCCCATAGCATCCCCAAGAGTAACTCGTCGTCAAACTACTGCACTGACGTTTAAACAAACCACGGCAAGTCCTCGAGCATCTCCAGTGCCGCTTATTTTCGACAACAATCGACAAGAAGCAGGAGCACCCATTGTAAGACGGTACACTCTATCTGCAATGGACATGGGCAAGTTACAAAACACGGCTGGTATCAAGACCCTCTTAACACCACCGACACACTCTTCCACCGCTGACATTGACACCAGGAGGGTGGGGCTGGAGGGATGCTTTGCCCCTCCTGGGCTGAGGAAGAGTAAGAGTGATCTAACAGATTGGAAGTCCATTTCACGCAATTTACAGGGTAAAGAGTATGTAGAAGTCGGACCAAGTCCCGGGCCAAGCATTCACAGCTTTCAGCAGCTTGTCGGCAACAACAAGGAAGGAAGTGATATTACTGAGTTCCAGTTACCGAGTATCTCTTCACTGAAGAAAGGAAGTCGTTCAACGATGATCACTACCACAGAGAGCAAAACTCAGAATGCTGAACACAGAATGGACCTGCCATTACCTTGGCCAAATAATGCCGACAAACAACGCCTGTGCTTCTCTGGTCAGGAATTTCCTGTCGATGATCAAAGACGATCACCCAGCCCAGGACGCAACTCGCTCCCCTCATCGCCAAAAGACCCCACAGTGTCATCAACAGCTGGCGCCTATGACTCCGTTGCTATAGCCAAAGTGGCTGATTTGTCACCAAGGGGCTCAGAGAACTCACCGGGAGATGTGTTTCCAGACCTATTCTTCAACTCTCCCACGAGAGCACACTACACAGAGGACAATAATTCCAAGTTGGGGGAAAGCGTAAAAGCAAATTCGACGAATTTCAACCTCAGAAATAACAGAGACGTCCTTGCTTTAAATTCCAACGTTTCCGAGGATCGTAATGCAGTTTCGTCTCCCAATCAGCAGCGAATTAGTCCAAGACTACGCCCAGCCACACTTCTACCACCGCTGACAATTTCCAACAGGAGATCGCCGACGCATGACCTGGAAGATGGCTATTTCTCGGGGTCACCTTCACCAGCGGATGTTGAAAGTCCACGAAGAAAATCAAGCAATGAGTATCTGCGGTATTCATTTCGACCGATTTCCCCCCGTTCCCCTATTCGCTCACCAAAGTTCAACACGGGAAAACTATCTCAACCACGTTAGAACTAAGTATTCTATGAAAGATTTGGCGGCAGTGATCGATACAATTCCAAGCTATGACTGACTCATAACTGAAGAAATGGTTTATTAGACAAAATGGACTAAAATGACTTACAACACTGCATATTAGTTAAAGACACAAAGAATTCATCGCTTAGATTGGGATTCTAAATCATCTCAAATACGAGCAGAACTACAGGAGCAATAGAATCTCACAAATCATGCAACGCTTGAAAAACGTTTTATTTTGCCAGACAGTCCCCTTTATGCCAGGCGTCGTGCGCAGGACGATTTATaaagttaatccttta from Pocillopora verrucosa isolate sample1 chromosome 1, ASM3666991v2, whole genome shotgun sequence includes:
- the LOC131772532 gene encoding uncharacterized protein isoform X2, whose product is MNNKGSEALFQASSSCKLRLVRMLVEGGTSVNVRNERQETPLMLCCQSKTDIDEKSRVVSYLLSQQAKVNLQDVDGRTALMYACTSNSGKGIIQALMDAKSNPWIEDGSKSTVFDYVMNAGDLETTRLLINACRENMEIRGNFQMKNLEECLANMQDIRKFSWPLMGPRLRRNHMNLYAAKKEDTSISSGNLLGADLGVDGENPQPERRRKRSVCHFDPLDIQEILRCSEQANTNRSKIESEQEGKSETEGKRKTSVRSLSEEERFSVQISDAETSPRDPSSGLEKLLKLQDSFGSSDSNESPCPTSDSRRDSLTTAGFSSANKHSWKEQNSMQENGFSSLEKVEDITIKGGSEVSLALKMPNGDDKSENASSFAGDETQKSAHSNEKNRTEKDCEQEKLFITRNSSTSVMLNENCSSFVETSIQSLRQVNRDSAVDRAFTENTENRSNRIVSPATSQQSSPVLSPIASPRVTRRQTTALTFKQTTASPRASPVPLIFDNNRQEAGAPIVRRYTLSAMDMGKLQNTAGIKTLLTPPTHSSTADIDTRRVGLEGCFAPPGLRKSKSDLTDWKSISRNLQGKEYVEVGPSPGPSIHSFQQLVGNNKEGSDITEFQLPSISSLKKGSRSTMITTTESKTQNAEHRMDLPLPWPNNADKQRLCFSGQEFPVDDQRRSPSPGRNSLPSSPKDPTVSSTAGAYDSVAIAKVADLSPRGSENSPGDVFPDLFFNSPTRAHYTEDNNSKLGESVKANSTNFNLRNNRDVLALNSNVSEDRNAVSSPNQQRISPRLRPATLLPPLTISNRRSPTHDLEDGYFSGSPSPADVESPRRKSSNEYLRYSFRPISPRSPIRSPKFNTGKLSQPR
- the LOC131772532 gene encoding uncharacterized protein isoform X1, producing the protein MLLHAMNNKGSEALFQASSSCKLRLVRMLVEGGTSVNVRNERQETPLMLCCQSKTDIDEKSRVVSYLLSQQAKVNLQDVDGRTALMYACTSNSGKGIIQALMDAKSNPWIEDGSKSTVFDYVMNAGDLETTRLLINACRENMEIRGNFQMKNLEECLANMQDIRKFSWPLMGPRLRRNHMNLYAAKKEDTSISSGNLLGADLGVDGENPQPERRRKRSVCHFDPLDIQEILRCSEQANTNRSKIESEQEGKSETEGKRKTSVRSLSEEERFSVQISDAETSPRDPSSGLEKLLKLQDSFGSSDSNESPCPTSDSRRDSLTTAGFSSANKHSWKEQNSMQENGFSSLEKVEDITIKGGSEVSLALKMPNGDDKSENASSFAGDETQKSAHSNEKNRTEKDCEQEKLFITRNSSTSVMLNENCSSFVETSIQSLRQVNRDSAVDRAFTENTENRSNRIVSPATSQQSSPVLSPIASPRVTRRQTTALTFKQTTASPRASPVPLIFDNNRQEAGAPIVRRYTLSAMDMGKLQNTAGIKTLLTPPTHSSTADIDTRRVGLEGCFAPPGLRKSKSDLTDWKSISRNLQGKEYVEVGPSPGPSIHSFQQLVGNNKEGSDITEFQLPSISSLKKGSRSTMITTTESKTQNAEHRMDLPLPWPNNADKQRLCFSGQEFPVDDQRRSPSPGRNSLPSSPKDPTVSSTAGAYDSVAIAKVADLSPRGSENSPGDVFPDLFFNSPTRAHYTEDNNSKLGESVKANSTNFNLRNNRDVLALNSNVSEDRNAVSSPNQQRISPRLRPATLLPPLTISNRRSPTHDLEDGYFSGSPSPADVESPRRKSSNEYLRYSFRPISPRSPIRSPKFNTGKLSQPR